In a genomic window of Vairimorpha necatrix chromosome 12, complete sequence:
- a CDS encoding acyl-coA thioesterase II produces MDFLNIRETKENIYEGTKFWSPYPGYPIFGGQLAAQSLCACLHTVHEDSFPNIVHSLFVNPGDPSLPVEYTVECLKDGKTIQMRNVVGRQNNIIIIQTLICCTLPDKNIKKLNKIFFLRDTSYISINDYIIKNLKNSENPQYDLLVENLGILNKSFDIQIGDFIDNKRQICIEIKKKEILKHEFYLFMTLVSDLLLVESALLSLNMNIFSKELYKISSVDHNLYFVGSEIPKRGKIFYILECTNIKESKAIITGKMCTEEGIMICETTQQALIRFK; encoded by the coding sequence ATGGACTTCCTAAATATTAGAGAAACCAAGGAGAATATTTACGAAGGCACAAAGTTCTGGTCTCCCTACCCAGGATATCCCATTTTTGGCGGCCAGTTGGCCGCCCAGTCGCTGTGTGCGTGTCTCCACACTGTCCACGAGGATTCTTTCCCAAATATTGTTCATTCATTGTTTGTCAATCCTGGCGACCCGAGTCTCCCCGTGGAGTACACAGTTGAATGTCTCAAAGATGGTAAAACAATACAAATGAGAAATGTTGTAGGCagacaaaataatataataatcatCCAGACACTAATATGTTGTACCTTAccagataaaaatattaaaaaattaaataagatCTTTTTCCTCAGAGATACCTCTTATATTTCTATTAATGActacattataaaaaatctaaaaaattctgaGAATCCACAGTACGATTTATTAGTAGAAAATTTAGGAATATTAAACAAGTCTTTTGATATACAAATAGGTGATTTTATAGATAATAAAAGACAAATTTgtatagaaataaaaaagaaagaaattttaaaacatgaattttatctttttatgaCTTTAGTATCAGATTTATTACTAGTAGAGTCGGCTCTTCTATCattaaatatgaatatatttagtaaagaattgtataaaatatcttctgTAGatcataatttatattttgtagGATCAGAAATACCAAAAAGaggtaaaattttttatatattggAATGTactaatataaaagaaagtaAGGCGATAATAACGGGGAAAATGTGTACAGAAGAAGGAATAATGATATGTGAGACGACACAACAAGCACTTAtaagatttaaataa
- a CDS encoding general negative regulator of transcription, translating to MTDLQNKLKKIQQDKSKDQDQLESEDLEEMIKLTLSQSYKDSSTYYKPSQLSQIIPECYKIINFDDKKFDLYNEETLFYIFYSFPNDEIQKQAFLGLIKRGYVYSKFYRCFVLLQEKVEVDNSKHVLSMFDPFNWSMIKREVLYDEKFVLSIETKL from the coding sequence ATGACagatttacaaaataaacttaaaaaaatccaaCAAGACAAATCAAAAGATCAAGACCAATTAGAATCAGAAGACTTAGAAGAAATGATCAAACTCACTCTATCTCAATCTTATAAAGACAGTTCCACTTACTACAAACCAAGCCAATTATCCCAAATAATTCCAGaatgttataaaattataaattttgatgataaaaaatttgatcttTACAACGAGGAAACccttttttacattttttattcttttccTAATGACGAAATACAAAAACAAGCTTTTCTTGGGCTTATAAAACGAGGATATgtttattcaaaattttatagatgTTTCGTGCTTTTACAGGAGAAAGTCGAAGTTGATAATAGTAAACATGTATTGAGTATGTTTGATCCTTTTAATTGGTCGATGATTAAAAGAGAAGTGTTGTATGATGAGAAATTTGTATTATCTATAGAAACAAAattgtaa
- a CDS encoding 60S ribosomal export protein NMD3: MILCYKCGIPTDPSEHNLCTRCTTMFITVSEKLKRSINVDWCKGCERYLNKPRTWSKYEWGSRDLLIYLIKSNPSPNHFDILDSNFNYTEEHSKRMSLQVVLESNGIREECEIRYTIRNKQCPDCEKIEAKQHWKAVVQVRHRMEHPRIFILLEQLIIKNKMYSETTNIKMRKGGIDFYFTDRTFAYKLVNFIENVLPVKIILSERLISKDIQNSKSNYKFSFSVEIAPLCVDDFVILDREFSNSLGIGNMALVKKVSTHIILLDPFLIKEVKVSSNSFWSNKDKFKVLISSKNLVKFNLLEIDQKPILKNESYILNSVSVTKLDDTNIIETKSHLGKITKEDDIVLGYDLNSFNSSIEATDLPDILIVRKEPRRDIKWKSPVTSEEYYYFLDDVKKDKEIVNNLCEMEEENKDLIEDLENLKSY; the protein is encoded by the coding sequence ATGATCTTGTGCTACAAATGCGGAATACCAACAGATCCATCTGAACACAATCTCTGCACCAGATGCACTACGATGTTCATCACTGTCTCCgaaaaactaaaaagaTCTATAAATGTAGACTGGTGTAAAGGATGCGAAAGATACTTAAATAAACCAAGAACTTGGTCAAAATATGAATGGGGATCTAGAGATCTTCTCATTTatcttataaaatcaaatccAAGTCCCAAtcattttgatattttagaCTCAAATTTCAATTACACAGAAGAACATTCTAAAAGAATGAGTCTACAAGTAGTACTAGAATCTAATGGCATAAGAGAAGAATGTGAAATCAGATACACTATAAGAAACAAACAGTGTCCTGATTGTGAGAAAATAGAAGCTAAACAGCACTGGAAGGCTGTAGTACAAGTTAGACACAGAATGGAACACCctagaatttttatattattggaacaattaattataaaaaacaaaatgtaTAGCGAAACTacgaatataaaaatgagaaaAGGCGGAATAGACTTTTATTTCACTGATAGAACATTTGCTTACAAATTAGtcaattttatagaaaatgttttaccagtaaaaataattttatctgAAAGATTAATTAGTAAAGATATTCAGAATTCTAAAAGTAATTACAAGTTTTCATTCTCAGTGGAAATCGCCCCACTGTGTGTTGACGATTTCGTAATTTTAGATCGAGAATTTTCTAATAGCCTTGGTATTGGAAATATGGCACTAGTAAAAAAAGTCAGTACAcacataattttattagatcCATTTCTTATTAAAGAAGTTAAAGTGAGCAGTAACTCGTTTTGGAGTAATAAAGACAAGTTTAAAGTCTTAATATCTTCTAAGAATTTAGTAaagtttaatttattagaaattgaTCAAAAAccaatattgaaaaatgaGTCATACATTTTGAACTCTGTGTCAGTTACAAAATTAGAtgatacaaatataatagaaACAAAGTCTCATCTTGGTAAAATAACCAAGGAAGATGATATTGTACTAGGATATGATCtaaattcatttaattCTTCAATAGAAGCCACAGATCTCCCAGATATTTTGATAGTAAGAAAAGAGCCCCGGCGAGATATCAAGTGGAAGAGTCCGGTGACGTCAGAAGAGTATTATTATTTCCTTGATGATGTTAAGAAAGATAAAGAGATAGTGAATAACTTATGTGAGATGgaagaagaaaacaaaGATCTTATAGAAGACTTagagaatttaaaatcttattaa
- a CDS encoding RuvB-like helicase 1 (RUVB1) produces MFSNRSKGIHNHIGSLGINETIEVEDSTFPLIGQDDSRLACSIIVDIVRTNKFGGKCFILSGPSGSGKTALTVAMSKELGTKIPFVSISGHEVYSSEVKKSEVLESLLRKAVLVRMKEFKNVYEGEVVSIRDSVLDLRSLKGTKTLRLSKDLVDQMKFQDIKVGDVIHVDSSSGILKRMGRGESHLNDYDLEAEKYVPLPKNEIYKKKEFVHETTLHSLDISNINPTGQDVLSLVNQVVKYKKSEITSKLRKDVDNLIELYDTEIVYGILLIEEAHMLDLESFTYLSKAMDSEKCPVIILTTNITEGEIRGTALGPLGIPRNFLKKCLVLPIQKNDKEDEILKCRVEKENIKIDEQGFKKLVEISSKFGLVYSINLLKMMKNIKREVTQEDVNEFSLMFKNK; encoded by the coding sequence ATGTTTTCTAACCGAAGTAAAGGAATTCACAATCATATTGGGAGTTTAGGAATAAATGAAACTATAGAAGTTGAAGATTCGACTTTTCCTTTAATTGGTCAAGATGATTCCAGATTGGCTTGTAGTATAATTGTCGATATTGTGCGTACCAATAAATTTGGCGGCAAATGTTTCATTTTAAGCGGGCCAAGTGGAAGTGGCAAGACAGCCTTGACAGTCGCCATGTCTAAAGAATTAGGCACTAAAATCCCATTTGTAAGTATTTCGGGACATGAAGTTTATTCGTCAGAAGTTAAGAAATCTGAAGTTTTAGAAAGTTTACTAAGAAAAGCTGTCTTGGTTAGAATGAAAGAATTTAAGAATGTTTATGAAGGAGAAGTCGTGTCTATAAGAGATTCTGTTTTAGATCTCAGATCTCTGAAAGGTACTAAAACTCTGAGATTGTCTAAAGATTTAGTAGACCAGATGAAGTTTCAAGATATAAAAGTCGGCGACGTGATACACGTAGACTCGTCTTCAggaatattaaaaagaatgGGACGAGGCGAGTCTCATTTAAATGATTATGATTTAGAAGCAGAGAAATATGTCCCATTAcccaaaaatgaaatatataaaaaaaaggagtTTGTCCATGAGACAACTTTACACAGTCTAGatatttcaaatataaacCCAACTGGCCAAGATGTCTTGTCTCTTGTCAACCAAGtagtaaaatataagaaaagtGAGATCACTTCAAAATTAAGGAAAGATGTTGACAATTTGATAGAATTATACGATACAGAAATCGTCTATGGCATTTTACTCATAGAAGAAGCTCATATGTTAGATTTAGAAAGTTTTACTTACCTAAGTAAAGCCATGGATTCTGAAAAATGTCCAGTAATAATTTTGACTACAAATATAACAGAAGGAGAAATTAGAGGAACTGCTCTTGGGCCCTTGGGAATCCCAAGAAACTTCTTGAAGAAATGTCTTGTTCTTCCTATACAGaaaaatgataaagaagacgaaatattaaaatgtagagtggaaaaagaaaatattaaaattgacGAACAaggatttaaaaaactagtGGAAATTTCTAGTAAATTTGGACTTGTttattcaataaatttattaaaaatgatgaagaatataaaaagggAAGTAACACAAGAAGATGTCAATGAATTTAGTCTTAtgttcaaaaataaataa
- a CDS encoding replication factor C subunit 1 (RFC1) has product MENFFKGKTFVFTGELTMDREYAKSKVILLGGRVTTAPSGKTDFLIVGADPGPLKLKKARELGIQIIYEKEFTKNLEEGEKAYDKSIDINEHYGGMVIEENQISSDFDETSVFDTFGENKPTKPSKFQEMWSEKYRPKKRSEIVGNQTVLSSLEDFLKGKSNYKGALLSGSPGVGKTTAVHVLCKELGLKLIEFNASDVRNKNLLLKKLKGLTNTKGISKNMKLQKKVILMDEVDGMTSDRGGLLELNTLIKNSEIPFVCICNDRNNLKIRTLANNCLDLKFRRLDARQILPRIKDILKRENKVIGDNILNEIVLVSHGDIRYILNSIQRICLNDKIKLTEALDLTKKTILKNIFDIAQECFHKKSINEKTNLYFEDYSLVPLFISENYMKMNFRNMKDFLESADSISNGDVVEKLIRGSTQEWSLAPLHGFFTVALPTRNKTLSKRIDFPGWLGQNSRYLKYKRNLKDLCLHTFRKIQTGLESFRLYESNLLFTNFISSLKKDKVKEALDLVVEYDLVKEDMINLSEIVTDGQVLYKQIKTKTKSDFTRQYNKLRRQLPYNNEEVKKAKEVNEESNEEY; this is encoded by the coding sequence ATGGAAAACTTTTTCAAAGGAAAAACATTTGTATTCACTGGTGAATTGACTATGGACAGGGAATATGCAAAATCAAAAGTCATCCTCTTAGGTGGGAGAGTTACAACCGCACCAAGTGGGAAAACTGACTTCTTAATTGTAGGAGCAGATCCTGGTCCTttgaaattgaaaaaagcAAGAGAACTGGGTatacaaattatttatgaaaaggaatttactaaaaatcTGGAAGAAGGAGAAAAGGCTTATGATAAGTCAATAGATATTAATGAACATTATGGTGGAATGGTAATAGAAGAAAATCAGATTAGTTCTGATTTTGATGAGACTAGCGTGTTCGACACCTTCGGTGAGAACAAACCAACGAAGCCTTCTAAATTCCAGGAAATGTGGTCTGAAAAATACAGACCCAAGAAGAGATCAGAGATAGTGGGGAATCAGACTGTCTTGTCTAGTCTTGAAGATTTCTTAAAAGGAAAGAGTAATTACAAAGGGGCACTTCTTAGTGGATCTCCTGGAGTAGGGAAAACTACAGCAGTCCATGTTTTATGTAAAGAACTAGGCCTGAAATTAATAGAATTCAATGCGAGTGATGTTcgtaataaaaatttactacttaaaaaacttaaaggGTTGACAAATACTAAAGGAATTTCTAAGAATATGAAATTACAGAAGAAAGTTATTCTTATGGACGAAGTAGACGGGATGACGAGTGACAGAGGAGGCCTATTAGAGCTTAATACACTTATTAAGAATAGTGAGATACCCTTTGTTTGTATTTGTAATGATAGaaataatctaaaaatCAGGACCCTAGCGAATAATTGTCTGGATTTGAAATTCAGGCGACTTGATGCTAGGCAGATTTTACCAAgaataaaagatattttaaagagaGAAAATAAGGTCATAGGAGATAATATTCTGAATGAGATTGTCTTAGTAAGTCATGGAGACATAAGATACATTCTAAATTCCATACAGAGAATATGCCTTAATGATAAAATCAAGCTTACAGAAGCCTTAGATTTAACTAAGAAAACTATtctaaagaatattttcgATATAGCGCAAGAATGTTTCCATAAGAAATctataaatgaaaagacaaatttatattttgagGATTATTCCTTGGTTcctttatttatatctgAGAATTATATGAAGAtgaattttagaaatatgaAAGATTTCTTAGAATCAGCAGATTCTATTTCTAATGGAGACGTAGTCGAGAAATTAATACGAGGCAGTACACAAGAGTGGAGTCTCGCTCCACTCCATGGATTTTTCACTGTAGCTTTGCCTACAAGAAACAAGACCCTGTCTAAGCGCATTGATTTCCCAGGGTGGTTAGGACAAAATTCGAgatatttgaaatataaaagaaatctAAAAGATTTGTGTCTACACACATTCAGGAAAATTCAAACAGGCTTAGAGTCCTTCAGACTTTACGAgtctaatttattatttacaaattttatctCTTCCTTGAAGAAAGATAAAGTTAAAGAAGCCTTAGATCTAGTAGTAGAATATGATTTAGTCAAGGAAGATATGATTAATTTATCAGAGATAGTAACAGACGGACAGGTATTGTACAAACAAATCAAAACTAAGACAAAGTCTGATTTTACAAgacaatataataaattaaggAGACAGCTCCCTTATAATAATGAAGAAGTCAAGAAAGCCAAAGAGGTAAACGAGGAATCAAATGAAGAATATTAA